A stretch of Candidatus Manganitrophaceae bacterium DNA encodes these proteins:
- a CDS encoding HD domain-containing protein, which yields MIDFNMETNRSNREEAAPNPISSREMLYEGLALLADPIHNYISFTVPFGRREEATEKDLIDSRWMQRLRYINQLQSARWVYPSAEHSRFVHSLGAMHVAGRFARHLYPSLKEVVPVCPSFCYIESLLRVSVLVHDIGHGPFCHFFDDNFLDEFNLTHEKLGQSIIRQELAQIIRQTRRSPSGEFAPGETLDPDHVAFLIHKDKNYKTPEEYPRWLVMLKPLFSGIFTADNLDYVLRDSYMCGVAIGPVDLDRLMHYTFFTDQGLTLHKAGLPALTMFLNARSYLYFNVYYHRTTRSLDMHLKDIFRETLKEIFPYNPLDRLDAYVDLTDWSLLLEVKSWKNSPAKERRRLYEEWEKILLRDVKWKMAYDTTFSIDKAEKEKWILDPTELEREMRKRLPAGRKDLPFRVDMAIQDPRPIDPLRMGERQIYVFNPSTRVVSKEALTEFVDPIPATLIQCRVFALTHDHDVLLSRIAEEALAGYPTGAAS from the coding sequence ATGATCGATTTCAATATGGAGACGAATCGATCCAATAGGGAAGAAGCTGCTCCAAATCCGATCAGCAGCCGGGAGATGCTCTACGAAGGGCTGGCCCTCCTGGCCGATCCGATCCACAATTACATCAGCTTTACCGTCCCTTTCGGGAGACGCGAGGAGGCGACCGAGAAAGATCTGATCGACTCCCGTTGGATGCAGCGGCTTCGCTACATCAACCAGCTTCAATCGGCCCGTTGGGTCTATCCCTCGGCGGAGCATTCCCGGTTCGTCCACTCGCTGGGGGCGATGCATGTGGCGGGGCGGTTTGCGCGGCATCTCTATCCGTCGCTGAAAGAGGTCGTTCCGGTTTGCCCTTCTTTTTGCTATATCGAGTCGCTCCTCCGTGTTTCAGTGTTGGTCCATGATATCGGTCATGGGCCGTTTTGCCACTTCTTCGATGATAACTTTCTCGACGAATTTAACCTCACCCACGAGAAGCTCGGCCAATCGATCATCCGGCAGGAGCTTGCCCAGATCATTCGGCAGACCCGAAGAAGTCCGAGCGGGGAGTTCGCCCCCGGTGAGACGCTCGATCCCGACCATGTCGCCTTTCTCATTCATAAAGATAAAAACTATAAGACGCCGGAGGAATATCCCCGCTGGCTGGTGATGCTCAAGCCGCTCTTCTCAGGGATTTTTACCGCCGATAACCTCGATTACGTCTTGCGCGACTCCTACATGTGTGGCGTTGCGATTGGGCCGGTCGATCTCGATCGGCTCATGCACTACACCTTTTTTACCGACCAGGGGCTCACGCTGCACAAGGCGGGGCTGCCGGCGTTGACGATGTTTTTGAATGCCCGTTCCTATCTTTATTTCAACGTCTATTACCATCGGACGACCCGATCGCTCGACATGCATCTGAAGGATATCTTTCGCGAGACCCTCAAAGAGATCTTTCCCTACAATCCGCTCGACCGGCTCGACGCCTATGTCGATCTGACCGACTGGTCGCTTCTCTTGGAGGTGAAGTCGTGGAAGAATTCTCCGGCGAAAGAAAGACGACGCCTCTATGAAGAGTGGGAGAAGATTCTGCTGAGGGACGTCAAATGGAAAATGGCCTATGACACGACCTTTTCGATAGATAAAGCCGAAAAGGAGAAGTGGATCTTAGACCCTACGGAGCTGGAGCGAGAGATGAGAAAACGGCTTCCGGCGGGGCGGAAGGATCTTCCCTTCCGGGTCGATATGGCCATTCAGGATCCCCGGCCGATCGATCCGCTTCGGATGGGGGAGCGGCAGATTTATGTCTTCAACCCTTCCACCCGGGTCGTCTCAAAGGAGGCGCTGACGGAATTTGTCGATCCGATCCCGGCGACCCTGATCCAGTGCCGCGTTTTTGCCCTTACCCACGATCACGATGTCCTCTTGTCGCGAATTGCGGAGGAAGCGTTGGCCGGCTATCCCACCGGTGCTGCTTCTTAA